The proteins below come from a single Roseiflexus sp. RS-1 genomic window:
- the smc gene encoding chromosome segregation protein SMC, translating to MYLRRLEIQGFKTFAGHTLFEFQPGITAVVGPNGSGKSNLVDAIRWVLGEQHPGALRCKRTEDLIFSGGGRRAPAGFAEVSLTIDNSDRLLSAPYGEVTITRRATRSGDQEYFINRQRVRLRDVQEIAAPINGAYAIINQGLVDAALNLRPLERRRLFEDAAAISVYEQRRTDAERRLRETNANVARCSDILAELEPRLRSLKRQAALARSHRDLMAELHELLQTYYVRLWLTAQTECAATEQAAQTLAATLAVRQAEMTAVSTDLLHLRERIRAIRDRIGSLHAESSALHARAGSVQRALAVGQERLAALSRQIEEQDRALRDLDHQRAARHTEQETVAAQLASAEQRLEQVRQEYAAHEARRAERIAGRAAFHQAFDAARRSLMEIGAALGAVQRQIAQINDQRDRLIRERATAGEALAIAQDELVARRAAAVQADAHVTALEQELNDAARRVELTTGDVEQRRRQRAAAAETLEALRRQQMELEARLETLRRLHRSYAGTFAGVRAAMQWAESQHRSGFALVATVVRVPAELETAIEVALGSRLHNIVVNRWEDAEDAIEALKRSGEGRATFLPLDTIRPRNADGVRIRLHTASEDGVLGVAADLIDVDERYRPVVELLLGRTLVVRTLAVARRELQRIGGGWTIVTLAGEQVSAGGAVTGGSAAKESGTLRRERELRELPERLEAVSRETEAARVRHVVANEAYVAAEQSVRDAERHQRQVQRQLDQARVAAAQTQRAVDRAEAEYLVCQRRIEQIDAGMTTLLDRLQAAIAEQEELMQREDAARAQVERLHAEEAVQRSADAADDEILAHLRTRLADAEGDVRTARAILHTVHQALARIDEQRAALAERIEHLHRERATLIDELTQTAAEHQALLAQIDTLRAQIEPSEAELSALEQQREAHEVRVQALTTALIDAEAACNRATVDAQRARDRLEVLRERAAGDAIDVESAAQSCADPSSDANVEDMQRRIDDLKRRIARLGIINPLALEEYDEAAARYEFLSAQMNDLRAASATLNELIAELDNAIRTRFETTFQVVAAEFERSFTNLFGGGEARLALINDDDDAADQNGGKPPGIATLGVEIIARPPGKRQQHLALLSGGERALTAAALLFAILKANPTPFCVLDEVDAALDETNVGRFREALVGLSEKTQFIVVTHNRGTIEAADTIYGVTMGDDGASRVLSLRLEEVGERGR from the coding sequence ATGTATCTGCGTCGTCTCGAAATCCAGGGGTTTAAGACATTCGCCGGGCATACGCTGTTCGAGTTTCAGCCTGGCATTACTGCGGTGGTTGGTCCCAACGGCAGCGGGAAGTCGAATCTTGTCGATGCCATCCGCTGGGTGCTGGGTGAACAGCATCCAGGGGCGCTGCGCTGTAAACGCACCGAGGACCTGATCTTCAGCGGCGGCGGGCGGCGAGCGCCTGCCGGTTTTGCGGAGGTCTCGCTGACGATCGATAACAGTGATCGCCTGCTATCGGCGCCGTATGGCGAAGTGACGATTACCCGCCGTGCGACACGCTCTGGCGATCAGGAGTACTTCATCAATCGTCAGCGGGTCCGGTTGCGCGACGTGCAGGAGATTGCTGCACCAATCAATGGCGCCTACGCGATCATCAATCAGGGTCTGGTCGATGCCGCGCTCAATCTGCGTCCGCTGGAGCGGCGGCGCCTCTTTGAGGATGCTGCGGCGATCAGCGTGTACGAGCAGCGCCGCACCGACGCCGAACGTCGTCTGCGCGAGACGAACGCGAACGTTGCACGTTGCTCCGATATTCTGGCGGAACTCGAGCCACGATTGCGCTCACTGAAGCGCCAGGCGGCGCTTGCTCGCTCCCATCGCGATCTGATGGCTGAGCTTCATGAGTTGTTGCAAACGTACTATGTCCGTCTCTGGCTGACAGCGCAGACAGAGTGCGCTGCCACTGAACAAGCAGCGCAGACGCTGGCAGCGACCCTTGCTGTGCGTCAGGCAGAGATGACTGCCGTCTCAACCGATCTCCTCCATCTGCGGGAGCGCATCCGTGCCATCCGCGACCGGATTGGATCGCTCCACGCCGAGAGCAGCGCCCTGCACGCGCGCGCCGGGTCGGTGCAACGCGCACTGGCGGTTGGTCAGGAACGACTCGCGGCGTTATCGCGTCAGATCGAGGAACAGGATCGCGCACTCCGCGATCTGGATCACCAGCGCGCTGCCCGGCACACGGAACAGGAAACGGTTGCCGCCCAACTTGCCAGCGCTGAGCAACGCCTGGAACAGGTGCGGCAGGAGTATGCCGCGCACGAAGCGCGTCGCGCCGAACGGATCGCCGGTCGCGCTGCGTTTCACCAGGCGTTTGATGCCGCTCGCCGCAGCCTGATGGAGATTGGCGCAGCGCTCGGCGCAGTGCAACGTCAGATCGCGCAGATCAACGACCAGCGTGATCGCCTGATCCGCGAACGTGCAACTGCCGGGGAGGCGCTGGCAATTGCTCAGGACGAACTGGTAGCGCGCCGCGCCGCCGCCGTTCAGGCGGATGCGCACGTGACGGCGCTGGAACAGGAACTGAACGACGCAGCACGTCGCGTCGAACTGACAACGGGCGATGTCGAACAGCGCCGCCGACAACGCGCCGCTGCCGCTGAGACGCTTGAAGCGCTGCGCCGGCAGCAGATGGAACTGGAAGCGCGGTTAGAAACATTGCGCCGTCTCCACCGCAGTTATGCTGGAACGTTCGCCGGGGTGCGGGCAGCCATGCAGTGGGCCGAGTCACAGCACCGATCCGGATTTGCTCTGGTGGCGACCGTCGTGCGTGTGCCGGCAGAACTCGAAACAGCCATCGAAGTGGCGCTCGGTTCACGCCTGCACAATATCGTCGTCAATCGCTGGGAAGATGCAGAAGATGCTATCGAAGCGCTCAAACGCAGCGGTGAGGGTCGCGCCACGTTCCTGCCGCTGGATACGATCCGCCCCCGTAATGCTGACGGGGTGCGCATACGATTACACACTGCTTCAGAAGATGGCGTCCTGGGGGTTGCCGCCGATCTTATCGATGTTGACGAACGCTACCGACCGGTGGTGGAACTGCTCCTCGGTCGCACGCTGGTTGTTCGCACGCTGGCGGTCGCCCGACGAGAACTCCAGCGCATCGGCGGCGGATGGACAATTGTCACGCTGGCGGGAGAGCAGGTGAGCGCCGGAGGCGCAGTCACGGGAGGCTCGGCAGCGAAGGAGAGCGGCACGCTGCGGCGCGAGCGAGAATTACGCGAGCTCCCCGAACGCCTGGAAGCCGTTTCACGTGAAACAGAAGCGGCGCGCGTGCGCCATGTCGTTGCAAATGAAGCCTATGTCGCTGCCGAACAGTCAGTACGCGACGCTGAACGTCACCAGCGCCAGGTCCAGCGACAACTCGACCAGGCGCGCGTTGCTGCGGCGCAGACGCAGCGCGCCGTTGACCGCGCCGAAGCTGAGTATCTTGTGTGTCAACGGCGTATCGAGCAGATCGATGCCGGGATGACCACGCTTCTTGATCGCCTGCAAGCGGCAATCGCCGAGCAGGAAGAGTTGATGCAGCGGGAAGATGCAGCGCGCGCGCAGGTCGAGCGTCTCCACGCTGAAGAAGCGGTGCAGCGCAGCGCAGACGCTGCCGACGACGAGATCCTGGCGCACCTGCGCACGCGCCTCGCCGATGCTGAGGGCGACGTGCGCACGGCGCGCGCTATCCTGCACACGGTTCATCAGGCGCTGGCGCGTATCGACGAGCAGCGCGCTGCGCTGGCAGAGCGCATCGAACATCTGCACCGCGAACGTGCTACGCTCATCGATGAACTGACACAAACCGCAGCCGAACATCAGGCGCTACTGGCGCAGATCGACACCCTGCGTGCGCAGATCGAGCCGTCCGAGGCAGAGTTGAGCGCGCTGGAACAGCAACGCGAAGCACACGAAGTGCGTGTGCAGGCGCTCACCACCGCACTGATCGACGCCGAGGCAGCCTGCAACCGCGCAACGGTCGATGCCCAGCGCGCGCGTGATCGTCTGGAGGTGCTGCGGGAACGCGCCGCAGGCGATGCCATCGATGTCGAATCCGCTGCTCAATCCTGTGCAGACCCATCGTCGGACGCCAATGTGGAAGACATGCAGCGACGTATCGATGATCTGAAGCGCCGCATCGCCCGCCTGGGGATCATCAATCCGCTGGCGCTGGAGGAGTATGATGAAGCAGCAGCGCGCTATGAGTTCCTGAGCGCCCAAATGAACGATCTTCGTGCAGCATCGGCAACACTCAACGAGTTGATTGCCGAACTGGACAATGCCATTCGCACCCGCTTTGAAACGACGTTTCAGGTCGTCGCTGCGGAGTTCGAGCGCAGTTTTACGAATCTGTTCGGTGGCGGCGAAGCACGCCTGGCGCTGATCAACGACGACGATGATGCTGCCGATCAGAACGGCGGTAAACCTCCCGGCATCGCCACGCTCGGTGTGGAGATTATCGCCCGTCCGCCGGGGAAACGTCAGCAGCATCTGGCGCTACTGTCGGGCGGCGAGCGCGCGCTAACCGCTGCGGCGCTGCTCTTCGCCATTCTGAAAGCCAACCCGACCCCCTTCTGCGTCCTCGATGAAGTCGATGCCGCCCTGGACGAAACAAATGTCGGGCGTTTCCGCGAGGCGCTTGTTGGGTTGAGCGAAAAAACACAGTTTATCGTTGTTACTCACAATCGTGGGACGATCGAGGCTGCCGATACCATCTACGGCGTGACCATGGGCGACGACGGCGCCTCACGGGTGCTCTCGCTCAGGTTAGAAGAGGTCGGTGAGAGAGGTCGGTGA
- a CDS encoding HAD family hydrolase, with the protein MITFGAAIFDMDGTLLDNMPLYFRAFRVFIERHGLQPPPPSEAAQLIGRRQSDIFPALFGRPLTPEEIARYSDEAAQIYQDLLIGVTPLPGLVRFLDLLERRRAKIGLATSAPQATVAPTLAALGITGRFAAVTLGDEVPRGKPAPDIFLETARRLDQPPDRCVVFEDSLAGIAAARAAGMRCIALATTHSVADLRAAAPDLVVADYDELLRVLPELAVEEG; encoded by the coding sequence ATGATCACGTTCGGAGCGGCAATCTTTGATATGGACGGCACTCTGCTCGACAATATGCCACTCTATTTTCGGGCATTCCGGGTTTTCATTGAGCGACATGGGTTGCAACCACCCCCGCCATCCGAAGCGGCGCAGTTGATTGGCAGGCGACAGAGCGACATCTTTCCGGCGCTGTTCGGGCGACCATTGACGCCAGAGGAAATCGCGCGCTACAGTGATGAAGCAGCGCAGATCTACCAGGACTTGCTGATTGGAGTGACCCCATTGCCGGGATTGGTGCGATTCCTTGATCTTCTTGAACGGCGTCGAGCAAAGATCGGTCTGGCAACCTCAGCGCCGCAGGCGACTGTCGCGCCGACGCTGGCGGCGCTGGGCATCACCGGACGGTTTGCTGCCGTCACCCTCGGCGATGAGGTGCCGCGCGGCAAACCGGCGCCCGACATCTTCCTCGAAACTGCGCGTCGCCTTGATCAACCGCCTGATCGCTGCGTGGTCTTCGAGGATTCGCTCGCGGGAATTGCAGCGGCGCGCGCCGCCGGGATGCGCTGCATTGCGCTCGCCACGACCCACTCCGTCGCTGATCTGCGCGCTGCTGCGCCCGACCTCGTTGTTGCCGACTACGATGAACTGCTCCGCGTACTGCCGGAACTTGCAGTCGAGGAAGGCTGA